gaagaatatacaactatgcaccggggggctttggggagaaaaaggaaaaaaataaaatcttaaaaaaaaaaaaggaactttaaaATCCTCTGACTAACTTCCTCACTGAAGTCCACAGAGATtagatgacttgcccaaggttgcaaaGCTCTAACAGTGACAGAGTGGAGACTGGACTTCTTGACTCTGGTAGAGCACCCTTTCCACTCCCTTTCTAATGCTGCTTAtaaaagggaaggaggagtgaGTATTAGTATGAAGCAAGTCTGGTATGGACCCCAAGCTAGGGAATTTTATCGCAAGAGATCCTAGAAGCAGGAGAATGAGAAGGGTCAAGTTGAGAGATTTGGGCAACTTTAGGGCCTGTGGCTACTTGTAGGGTTTGTGTGTTAGTTTTTCGAGATGTCTTTCATCTGTGAACATTTTCGATCAATGGCTATTACTAGGAAAATCATGTTCTGTTTGTTCTTTGGACTGAAGTTCCCTTATGTTTAAGACAACTGATTTACTAAAGCTGGGGGACCAAGGTCAGGAATGTGGAAGGGTATCTGGGCATTGCAGAGGGGCAGAAGGGAGGAAGCTGGGAGTCTCTATTGCAGTTCATTGGCacaaaaaggaagcagaaattcAAGGCAGATGTTCGAGATAAGAATAGAGATGTTATATATGGCTGGAGCAATCCTTACGCTCTATTCATTAGAAACCTCGATATGGGGACAGAGGAAAGTGAAGAACCCCAACAACAGCTTATCAtacagcatagtggttaacttaaccacacacatttattgaattcAATGAGTGAAATGACACTCTCCAGTACACTCAAGGTAATTACAATTGTGTTCACCACATGTCCCAATGGCATAACCCTAAAAATCATAAAGCTGGTACTCTCATGCAAGTGCATATTCAAAAGTCCCTTTATCAAACTCTTCAACTTCATCTTCCCATGTAGAGGAAGGCATGCTACTGTATGGGTCCAAGAGGATTTTGAAGCATCTGATAATAAGAAGTCccaagaagatacacaaaatcCCAACAAAAGCAAAGCCAGTTTTTTGCTCCAGAGTCAATGAGAAAGATGATACTTCGTTGACACTCATCTTAGCCGAGGAGTTGCCACAGTAGGTACTACTCATTATTCACTGTCACATCATTGTGGCTCTTCAGAATTCCTGCTGGAGTCGCCTCTTGGCCTAGATACAAAATTGGACTCTGTTTAGTTTTATCCACGTATGGTATTGGGCAGGTAATTGTTTTACAAAATCTGGCATTTTTCAAACTCTCACAAACTCACGAAAGATGTTTGAAAGCACCATCATATACGGATCAGAATCAAATTATCATTGGAGATGCTACTTCTACTTAGTAATTAAAGAATTGCCTTCAAGGACACATAAAACTGTACTTACATACTCTAAGTAGAAAATCAAGGAAGAAAGTGAATATTCAAATAACCTTAAAAgcttttgattcattttgagatGGTTAAGTCACTGATTCTTTGACCTGAATTGTCAtctagttttcatttcatttttgcaCATGTAGTTAATGCCATGAATAATCATAGGATGTGAGCTGGTCAAGCTCTCTAAAGTTCATATTTCAAAGTCTATCTCCAGCGCCATTTTATCTAATACAGAATACGATCCTTTTAAACAGGTGTaacatcctctctctttttcactcCCTTAGCTTTTACACTTAtgtaattgtattttatttttcactaacaCTCCACACACTAAATGTCAATTTCTTAAAGAgagaaattgtattttaaaaattaagttaataaaAGCAGTACACAACATAGCAGCTTGCAAGTAACAAGCAGCAGTAGCTGTGGGTCATTTGCCACCTCCTTACTGTCACCATTAGCTTTCAGAACATCcctaaaaaacacaaaaatactagTTAAACAGTATATTTTCTATGCAAGTTCAGCTTAAAGATGAGCTCCCCAGTCTCCTTCCCAAAGAGGTTCCCATTTCTGAATTCCTAGTACATTGAGATTCTAAAACTACAATAAAAGTGTTCAGAAAGTGTATGTTGAATTGaaacaaaatagtttttttcccatttgataTCTTAATgctaattaaatgagaaaattaaaaattagaatctCTTAATTAAATCAAATGATTACTAACCCAGTTAAAAATTAGAATCTCTTAATTAAATCAAATGATTACTAACCCACAGCTACCCTTCTTAAGAGGACTGGCACCAAGTAGCTTGTCATCCAATAACTGAGAATGATAGACTGTTGGTGTTTTCGTTTTTGTCGTTGCTTCTCCTGATAATTTCtaagaattatatttattaaaatgactgACCCTCAGATTTTTTTGGATTCAATTTTCAGAAAACGACTGAGACAGAACAAGGGATGGGAGATAAGGAGTGGAGAAAGGGAGTATTAATAAGAAAAAGCCTTGTAGCTTTCAAAATTATTCACCAACTAATACGCCAGTTAATatcaaatagtattttattttataatgcttTGGATTTCAAAAGAGCTCTTTTTTCAAACCTTAAGTGTCAAGAATATTCAATACATTCTAGGGTATGCtgattatttgactttttttgtttaataaaaggaaaaaaatattgtttcaagCTCTTCTGTTGAATTTCTTTTCACCAGATCATTTTTCTGCCCTAATAAGTACAGTATGgtgaatataaattttttttaaattaaggatcACTTAAGTGGTTCGCAGTTATTTTTCTGAAGATCGATTTCTTGTTGTAATATTTATCTTGTAGaaggataaatatatatattttatatatatttatattatatatgtacctTATGATATTACTTTAGGCTCATTCAGTTCTTTAGACTTCctgacaaacaaaaagaggaattttCTAGCTTTAGCAATAAAATACTCAACTCACTTTTCACTATTAAATTAAAACAAGGTATATGCCTAGTAAGAGATACAAAATACCTTATATTTTATAGTACAAGTTATCTAAGATATACAAATAATGCTTTGTTCTTAGAATCTTAGACAATCTGTAAATTAATGAGTTACTTatcatttttaatggaaaaataccTACTTCTCAGGTAGCGACCAGAGTTACTGGCACActgtaggtattcaataaatatttaaattgagtTAAACTAAATTTATTgaagaatataatttttgatgaataaagttctgatttaaaaaaatataatttttaaacttccaGAAAACATGAAAGTGTATTTAGTTAAAATGAAGTGAACAGGAAAACTTTTACTTAATTTCAAAACTTAGCCTTAGGGATAAATAGCAAAATTCAGCATCTCAGAGTTCAGTGTTTCCATTCTGTTCTATTGGAATGATTAATATAGCATTCCCAGAAAGACTCACAAGATTTGTAGAATTCAAAGGTAGAGAAAGTGGATCTTTCCTAACAACATTGTGAGTTTCCTTTTATTGTCTAAGGAAAGGTATGTAGCCATCATATTATTTTGTCATTGACTCCCAGGAACTACAGAGTTAAATTCTGTACTCAATCGTAGTAACTTCGGTTAGCTTAAAATTTCTGGTACTGtataattttcccttcttcctctgcccctgTCCTCTTTATTACTTGTCTGCTCCAGTTATCCTTAGCTAAGAGGGGTGAGATACTTCAAAGATGCTAAGCTAGGGTATCTCAAAGGCTTTTGGAATCAGGTGGGGGCACAAATAATGAATGGATACACACAGCCTCTGTTAGTAAGTGAATAAAGTCACTATTTTTTATACTATCTTGCAGGAATGGATAAATGGCTATGTCAAGgatttaaacataatttataaCTTATTTGGCTCTCTGCTGTCAGTACAAATATAGAAATGCAGTGTAACTAGGACAAATGTTGAGAAGTGACCAAAGAGTTTAAGCACACCGTCAGGAAGTCTAAACAGGGGAATGATCTTAGGGTAATACATTACAATGAATACAAcaatactattttaattattcgTTGAACAGGTATGTATTGAATATCTCCTATGTGTTACCACTGTCTTGATGCTAGAGTATAGTGGTGAACTGGACAACAATGTGCAGCTGCCATAATGAGTGTTGCACCCCTATGGAGGAGACTGacacaattctttttaaaatatctatctatcatctatttctatatattatgTCAGGTAGTCATAAATGCtatgaaagaaagcaaagcaagTTAAGACAAAAAAGAACGATGGTGGATAAaggtactttttaaattaaagaagtCAGCAAAGGCCTCCCTAGGGAGACAAGATTTGACACGAAGTCTGAATGTTGTCAAGAAGGGACCCGTGAAAATATCTGGAGGAAGAGCACTGAAGTTTGAGGAAACAGTCATTGCAAAGGCTTTGAGGTGGGAAGATTTCATAAATAGTATGTTCAGGTCAAGAAATTGACCAATaaggactggcccagtggcatagtggttaagttcatgtgctccacttcaggcagcccaaggttcaagagtttggatcccaggtgcggacttagCACCagtggtcatcaagccatgctgtggtggcatcccacataaaatagaagaagattgacacaggtgttagctcagcgacaatcttcctcaagcaaaaagaggtagattggcaacagatgttagctcagggccaatcttcctaaaacacgcacacacacaaattgacCAATTAAGGATTAAATGTCCTACTGCACAAGACAGTTTAATCAGATGACAAAGAAAAGCAGAAGTACTTGATCTACTTCTGTCTTTTTAATCAATGTAGAAGGGTCTttagaaatgacaaaaaaatcaaacaataaaagGGGACAAGAATGTAGTAGAATAATGTTTAGCCACATTAGGTGAGTTAAAACTCCCAGGATAGGATGATTTGTAACCTGCATCTGCAAAAAACTTTCAAAGCCTTTGAGAAATACCTGACCATGAGAATGCTGCCAGAAGTATGGATTTGGACAGACAAATGTCTCAATTTTCAGAAAGGGTAACGGGAACTATGAAAATTATATATGAGTAACTTAGAATTCATCTTTGTTACAAGACCATAGTTAATTATTTGAAGGTAATTTGTCGGCATTTAAGAAGTCACTAAAAGTTAATATGAGTTTGAGAAGAAGTAATGCCAAATTCACTTCCTTTTTTGAAAGTGTCCTACTAACATGGACAATCAGGGAAATAGCATGGTCATGGTTTGGTGATTTGGGCAATGCATTTAACAGTCTCCCATGATATCTTCTGCTTGAGTATGTCTGTATAATAGCATTTTTATGTAGATTCACAGTTCACTGCAATGCCCTAATAAATATTGGGTTCTGTAATCATAGAGACAGCTCTCCAGGATAGTATCACAAAGATCTGACTCTATCTGCATCCTCTTCAGTGTTTTTGAACAGTTACTAGGTTGAAGACACTGAAGTGATGATTATTAAATTTGACACAAAGCTAGGCTGAAAACTATATGATAGCTCACAGAATCAAGATTCAAGACAATTCTGATGACTGGAATTCCTGATTGAAACCAGAACATAAAATCTAATAGAAACACTTCTGAAGTCCTGTGTTTAAGTGGGAGGGAGATGCACCAGCCCCAGGTGAAGGAGAATTGACTTGGAAGTTCATGTGAAATAAATCTACAAGCTGCAATTAACCAAAAATCAGTATGAGCCAAAGATGTAAGGTGTTTTCTTGAAAAATCAAATGCTGTCTAAGTCTAAGATTGAGTAGAGTGCAAATGATAGAAAgtaataacattattattatgCATTAGTCAGGccatatatgtaaaataatatattttcacctaaaaatatttattgagttgatACTACATTCTAGTAAACATGAACTCCTCTACTCAAAGAGATTCTAACTTGTAAGGGAGAGAATCTATGCacaaacaagaataaaacaaTGTAGGCTTCTGCAAAGGCAataaaagggaagaggaaataaatttgtatttaacGTCTACTGTGTACCAAACACTGATttacatgttattttattttattcccatAACAACCATACAagattgatattattattttcaacatcTTGATGAAAAAAGAGattcaaagaggaaaaacaaatttagatGGAATAGAGACTTCACACATTTAGGAATCAGGAAAGTTTTTCTTGTAAAAGATTGTGTTTGAGCTAAGTCTTGAAAGACAGAGGGTTTAGATATGTGGAGAAGGAAATGGCATGACAATAAATATGAAGGCAGGAAAGTGCTAGATTTGTTCAGAATACAGTGAGCATTTTGGCCCAAGCAAATGGAGTATGGGAAATGAAACATTGGAAAGGTGGGTTGAAGCCAAAATGTGAAATATCTTAACTCTCAGGCTAAGAGTTTGAAATTTATTTGCCTTTAGGCCGAGTGGCTTGATGATGAGACTGAAGTAGACATAGATTTCAAGGAGGGAACATTGTGGGAAAGAAATGGTCCAGAGAAGCAATGAGGGCCTGGACTAGGGAGTAGATGTGTGGAAGAGGGCATCAGTTTGAAAGCTATTTATAAAGATATGAGGGATAGGATTTAGCAACTGATGGAAAGTAGTGGGCCATGGAGAGAAAGATAATTCCACTCTATTAAACCTGGACAAGTGTAAAGATGGTGCTTTCattaactaaaagaaagaaagttcaaGCAAAGTGTAAATTTAGAAAGTAAATGAGTTTAGTTCTGTACTTAGTGAATTTGTGGTACTcacacctggcacatagtagacactcaatggGCAGTTTTACATAAATTAATCCAGATCATTTTGTCCATCTTGTGGGGAGAATATCTTAAGGGTATTATTGTCAAGCAAAGTTTGTATAGAAGAATGCATCCAGGATGGAGAGAGTTCAGTACATAGAAGCATTTGCAGATCTAAActtaagagaaggaaagaattgcTGAGTTTTGCCTAGAAAGGGGAGGACCAAGGAAGACAAGAGCtgcattcaaatatttgaagtgtTCTCCTGTAGAAAGCCAGATTAACTTGTTCTGAATTGATCCAGAGGGCAATTTTGTTGTAATTCCATTAAGGTTCTATTTGCAGTTACCAGAAAGGATTGGAGATGGAAGAAGGCTAGCAATGAGCCTCAAAGAATGCCTCctttacaaagagaaaacaggatttgCTAGGAGAGTTGGATGAGGAGTGATGAGAGTCATCAGTCAGTCTGTGGCGGGAAGTTCACCTGGAACAAAGGAGCCTAGTGTTTCTAAAAGGTGGTGGTAAACAGTGTCAAATTCTGCAAGGGTGATAAAAACTAAGCACTGAAAAACAGGCTCTTGGGTTTGGCattcagaatgttttcatcattttaaaaatttcagttgaATGTCCAGGAGGGGCACTTCATTGAAGAGGGTTTAAGAGTGATGAGTAATGAGAAAATGGAGTCAGGTAGGAAAGGAAACTTGGCAGAAAAGTTTTCCCTGCACAAAAGTTAGAAGTGCAGAAGTTTAGGTCATTAGACTAATTTTCTCCAATAATAAGGACAGTGCTatatattccattttaaaaaatagaaccaaGTAAATTCACTTGCAGTTcaaaaaactatgaaatttctatttttaacaaaaaaattggACTGAGAAGAAACAGCTGTTTAATAACATCTTATAAGGAAGAATTTAGACATTTATATTCATCTTAAAATTCTACCTTATACTAAAGATGAAAACAAAGCAGAGGTCAAGGAGAGCAACTGAAAGGGTGATATTCAAAGGGTGAAAAAAAGTCTGGCCATTGCTGCAGGCTCTGTCTacacaagcaaataaataaaaagttaagcaaTTGCCTAATAATATGTTCAGCAATTAGTTGCTCTTGGTAATTTAagccatgtttgcagcagctgaAATACCAGTATTTTCAGGtctaaatttttcaaatatttgcacAAACTTTCCATTTTACTTGctctgtgaaatgagcaatttGTCTCATTTCAACACCAAGTCTAAAGTTTTTGAGAATGTACTGCTGTGTGCTGACTTTAGTACCTTTCTATTGATATAGAGCATAATACAAGGATTgttaataacaaaatattgaaaaggatGAATAGTTCAATTACAACTTTGATTTCTTCAAAATTAATAAGGTAACCAAAATTACTCAATACTTTttcaccttctcttctccctggaagaaatgggaaagcaaaaaaaaatcagcaggTTCTGCATGACAGACATTTTAATGTGTACCTCGGAAGGAAAACATCATCTTACTATCTTGTTTACCGGGAACCAAAACCGAAAGAAATATAAGAGAAATTTAGACCATGAAGTTACAGGACTATGAATAAATAAAGTCttgtgagaaaaaaatagttgagaaaaaagaaatgaattttcaaaaaaagagTAGAATGTAAAATTTTGTggtaaaagttattttaaatatactacaCTACcaaaaaatgggtaaaattgTCAACATTGTACAGTTTAAATATCAGTGTCTATATATATTATGATTAAAGTATTGAAGTACACTTTCGTAATACTATggcaaatgataaaatattaccTCAAGCCATATTCACTGGAATAAATATTTAGATACTTTAGAAATGAGCAATGGAGTTGAAAATACATCATTTCCTTCATAGCAATTGTCAGGAACTGAGATTTCTAAGTCCTGATGAGTCATAGAATTGGGCCAAGTCTATACCTTGAGAGAGCAAAGGCCCAAATCTCACTGAGTTAGTAACCCATAAATAAACAAGGTCTTTCTATGATTGGTCATACAATCATACCATTGTCAGTAGTCAAGCAAAGATAACAGTATTTTTACCTGATATATAGCCTTTCATGTACATGAAGGTTGTGTGTGATTTGTTTCTTCTGTGAAATAAGTTTACCGCTTGGAGATATAAAAATTCACTATACAGAAACATGTAGCTATTTAATTTGCATGCAACAATGTGCAATTGCAGAAACCAATATTGAAAAGTATGTGcccattaaaaaacaagaacctCCCTGTAtctcctgtattttattttaatcaacaggatttttttcttctgtttatttatctattagtGATATTCCAAACAATAAATCTGAAATAACAACTATTATAGTGGAATATGGTGTTCTGTGTGAAAAGTATTTTGATACTGGTCATTAGATATAATAATGTCTAATGATAATGATATGAACACTCATAATTTCATGAAATGAGACATATACAAAAACCCAAGCTTAAAATATAATGAATTCTCCCATACACACGCCCCACCAAATAACAAGGTTATTAAATCCCATTAAAAGTCAAGGGGAGAAAGAAGCACTACTGAGGCCACATCTGCACAGAGCTAGTTAACCGTTAGGAATGGAATGTGTTGGAATCCAAGGAAAATCTTAAATTACAAACCCAGATGTCTTCATCATGATGAAGTGCATAAATTGCAGGCCTTCCCAGGGATCCAAAACCTTAGGGTCTGCCAGAATCCACCCCCCAACTCTTCAGATTTCAACCTTAAGGGAATTTTCCTCTTAAGAGAGTCTTTGGATGGCTCCCCGAGGACTGTGACATTCCTTTCTTTCAAAGCACTGGAAACCTGGtctgaaaattctcaaaatgTCTCACTAGAGAAACCTAGATGTCATTATCATTCTGTCTTGTTTGTCCCCAGTTCTCTTTGGACATATTAAACCGAAGAAGCATGGAAACCTCTTACAAAACATTATAGGAGAAGCATCAGCAAGCGgactacacacacacaacacatcctctttttattttttctttttggcagcagcagcagccgccgcAACAGAAACATTAGGGCTCTTTCTCCTTTAGAATTTGAACTCACCAGACCAGCAGGCTCCTTCCCCCCCACCTTCTTTCCCGCTCCCTGGCTTCAGAAATACAAGAGGACATGCTTTTCATCTGGACCTGCACTGGAATCCTGTCAGCTAATGCGGAGGGTACGGGGAGAAAGTTACTTCGCAGGCAGAGATGTCTCACCTTCCATGCTTGTTGCCATGGAGATGAAATCCAGCGAGTAGACTTAAGTTGGCAGGTTTGTCTGTGTTCGCTGATCGGTTCAGCAACAACGTAAAAGGCGTGTCCTGGGAACCTGCGTGGAGTCACAGGATTAGCGCTTTCCTGGCCTACGTGTGTAAATGTCTGTATCTGTCGGTGAGCGATAGGGGACGTGAGCGCCCGCGAAGTACGTGTGCGTGCGCGAGTGTATTTGCAGGAAAATGTGCATGAATTTCTTCCATGTGGCAGTGTGTAAATATTTGCGCCAGCGCGCTTGTGTATGTGGGAGCGTCTGatcgtgtgtgtatgtgtgaccGAGAAGAGGTGGGTAAACGAGAGGGGGAAGGGAACCCACCACGGCAGCAACAGGCTCGATCTAGTCCTCAgttctgttaaaaagaaaaaaaaataggagctCCTTTTTACTCATATCACACTCTGTATGTTAGCAATCGGAGTTCATCatcatttggctttctctggcaGTAGGGGTTTAATTAATTTGTTGTGAAAATCCTTGTTTTCCTCTCCTCGCTGCATCAGTGGCTGTGCCGCGGGCGTTTTGCTGTACTCGGTAACCGCAGTCTCAGTTGAAGAGCAGGCGCTAAATTCTTACGTCTTTCTTCTCTTCCGATAAGGGGAAGACGGGACTGAAAGGTGTATTGGTTTAACTGGGGACTGCATGCGTCATTTGGAGTCATTTTCCCCTATTCTTCgctttttctcttctacttgaACCCAACCGGatcctctccccttctcaggAGTAGGCGCCTAGGCGCTGTCCGTAGTGCTGAAACATTGCGTAGTACTACCTCGCTCCCATAAACGAGCTAGAAGCCACCAAGCGAGGAACGCTCTGATAAAGCCCATACACAGTTGTGAGGCAAGTCTTCTAAACAGTGCTGAATATATAGAATTCAAACCTaaacagaactgaaagcaaaacaacaacaaaaaacctgtcTCTTCATCCTTACTTAGGGGTTTTGTCGTTCTTCAAACTCAGTTATAAGGTTCCAATTCCATTCATGTTTGGATACTATATCCAGAACCTACAAGTTGCAAACACCTGTAGATTCCCCAGAAACTTAACTATTGACCTTACTAATTATTAAATTGTCAACGGTTTTGGAAAACGTAGGTGCAGAACTGGGTCATCGTTCATGTAAAAAATGCTGAAAACATAATGTAAAGGTGTGTTATAGTTCAATAATAAAGTAAAGAGTATTCACTAATTTAGGAAATTTCATGGTTTTACAAAAACTGGGCAACGTATGTCTGGGAGTTCATACAAGACTAAActaaaaaatgttattatttttcatttaaaactattaaacCCCATTATATAGGAGAAATAATTGTTCATCAAGGAAGAGAGTGGCAGAAGTATCTTCCTCCAGTAACATGTTCCTAGGCATAGTTTTATTGACTCTTTTTTTAAGCTCACAAAGGGCCACATCCTTTTTTTGTACTGCGTGCTAGAGCAGTGCTTCTTGAAATTTAATGTGCTGGGGATCCCTGGGGATGTTGCTAAAATGCAGGTTCTCATTCAGTAAGTGTGAGGTTGCATCTCAATTCTTCATTTCCAACAATATCCCAGGTAATGCCAGAGGTTGCTGGTCTCAGGACCATGCTTCAAGTAGTTAGGGTCTAGAGATACCGTATTCTGACAATGCAGTCATTCCTAGAGTATGGGAAaggagaatattttcttctatttttattctctatatGTTTCTAGACTGTTGCAAGAAGAATattcttcttttaatattctattaaaataaattcagaggTTGACTATTTTATTTGCACAATGTTAACAAACTGCTTATGAATTTGatcttttgattttgattttgtcaTTGTCTGGACACATGCTACAGTTCACTCCACTCTATATTTCCATAGTATGATCTGCAGTCACCCATTCTCTTTGCAAGCCCAGCTCAAGGAAGCAGAACTAAGTTATGTGATTCTTCTGCTGATATATGGGCTCCACTCTAGGAGTTTGTTGTCATGGTTGGAGACCgatttgtcattttgtgacttTAAATATGGCTCCATAGTAAATTCTCATGATGCTGATTTAAAAAACCTGAATGTTACAGATCTAATTTTCACCCAGTTTAGAAGGTGGGATAGAGTCATTGTTTCATAGCTCATTTGAGTGTATGCTGATCCATCATGTCATTGACATAATACACATATACTTAGATTTTGAAGGTTCCTTTGGACAGTtttccagtcttttaaaaaatccatcctTACATCAGTTGATACAGTGCTTCCAGTTAATGCTTTTGAATTGATGCCAAGGGAAAGTTTTAACTATAAATTAGGTTCCTTGGTGTTGGTATATGACCTTGACCTTTTTCAAGCTATGTGGACAGTGGTGATGTCTGTAAGTCTGCCAAGTGGCTTATTCAGAAAAGCATAATGGATTTTTAATCTATTATGTTCCACTTCCTTTCCTGGATGCT
This is a stretch of genomic DNA from Equus caballus isolate H_3958 breed thoroughbred chromosome 1, TB-T2T, whole genome shotgun sequence. It encodes these proteins:
- the CTXN2 gene encoding cortexin-2, which gives rise to MSSTYCGNSSAKMSVNEVSSFSLTLEQKTGFAFVGILCIFLGLLIIRCFKILLDPYSSMPSSTWEDEVEEFDKGTFEYALA